A stretch of Flavobacteriales bacterium DNA encodes these proteins:
- a CDS encoding histidinol phosphatase: protein MSFLSRLFGGKEEKLEAADLSVLGTDVHSHFIPGIDDGAKTMEDSLALLQEMQLLGYKKVITTPHIMSDFYRNTPEIILSGLDAVRKAAQQAGLHIQIEAAAEYYLDFDLEDKIKNKELLTFGNSYVLFEMPFIGEPQNLSRVVFEMQMAGYKPVLAHVERYTFWHNQWEKIEMMHDKGVILQLNLNSLSGHYSPATKKIAEKLIDQNMISLLGTDCHNLNHIALLKESAKLPYLHKALKINNLLNQKLA from the coding sequence ATGTCATTTTTATCGCGACTGTTTGGAGGGAAGGAAGAAAAATTAGAAGCTGCTGATTTATCGGTTCTGGGTACAGATGTGCATTCACATTTTATTCCGGGAATCGACGACGGTGCCAAGACGATGGAAGATTCTCTTGCACTGTTGCAGGAAATGCAGCTTCTCGGTTATAAAAAGGTAATTACCACTCCACATATCATGAGTGATTTTTACCGCAATACACCCGAAATTATTTTGAGCGGTTTAGATGCAGTTCGTAAAGCAGCACAACAAGCAGGTCTCCACATTCAAATCGAAGCCGCAGCCGAATACTACCTCGATTTCGATTTGGAGGACAAAATCAAAAACAAAGAATTATTGACCTTTGGAAATAGTTATGTGTTGTTTGAAATGCCATTTATCGGTGAACCTCAAAACCTAAGCAGAGTCGTTTTTGAAATGCAAATGGCAGGCTATAAACCGGTACTTGCACATGTGGAACGATATACCTTCTGGCACAATCAATGGGAAAAAATTGAAATGATGCACGATAAAGGTGTGATTTTGCAATTAAACCTGAACTCACTCAGTGGCCATTATTCCCCGGCAACCAAAAAAATTGCCGAAAAACTGATCGACCAAAACATGATTAGTTTATTGGGTACCGACTGCCACAACCTCAACCATATTGCCCTTCTAAAGGAGAGCGCTAAACTACCATATTTACATAAAGCTCTAAAAATCAATAATCTACTGAATCAAAAATTAGCCTGA
- the rfbB gene encoding dTDP-glucose 4,6-dehydratase, translated as MTKILITGGAGFIGSHVVRLFVKKYPQYEIYNLDNLTYAGNLENLKDIQDRPNYHFIKGDITDGKFIHDLFTQHDFDGVVHLAAESHVDRSIANPLEFVMTNVIGTVNLLNAAKSGEKNRRFYHVSTDEVYGSLGTSGLFSESTKYDPRSPYSASKASSDHFVRAYHHTYNLDVVLSNCSNNYGPNHFPEKLIPLAIHNIKNSKEVPVYGKGENIRDWLYVEDHAAAIDLIYHNGKSGETYNVGGLNEWKNIDLIRFLCKTMDVKLGRELGTSERLITFVKDRAGHDLRYAIDASKLRNELGWKPSVTFEEGLEKTVDWYLKNNAWLDHVTSGDYKSYYEKQYSHR; from the coding sequence ATGACAAAAATTCTCATCACCGGAGGTGCAGGTTTTATCGGTTCACATGTAGTGCGCTTATTCGTAAAAAAATATCCGCAATACGAAATCTATAACCTCGATAATTTAACCTATGCCGGAAACCTGGAGAATCTAAAAGACATTCAGGATCGTCCGAATTATCATTTTATAAAAGGTGATATTACAGATGGAAAGTTCATTCATGATTTATTTACTCAACACGATTTCGACGGTGTAGTACATCTCGCTGCAGAATCGCATGTGGACCGCTCCATTGCTAATCCGCTGGAGTTTGTAATGACCAATGTAATTGGAACCGTTAACTTACTTAACGCCGCGAAATCCGGAGAAAAAAACCGTCGCTTTTATCATGTAAGTACCGATGAAGTTTACGGTTCTCTGGGAACATCCGGATTATTTTCCGAGAGCACCAAATACGATCCGCGTTCCCCCTACTCTGCATCAAAAGCTTCTTCCGATCATTTTGTGCGCGCTTACCATCACACCTATAATCTGGATGTGGTATTATCCAACTGCAGCAATAATTACGGACCCAATCACTTCCCGGAAAAATTAATTCCACTTGCCATTCACAACATCAAAAACAGCAAGGAAGTTCCTGTATATGGAAAAGGCGAAAATATTCGCGATTGGTTATATGTGGAAGATCATGCAGCTGCCATTGATTTGATTTATCACAATGGAAAAAGTGGTGAAACGTATAATGTAGGCGGACTCAACGAATGGAAAAACATTGACCTGATCCGTTTCCTCTGCAAAACCATGGATGTGAAACTTGGTCGCGAACTGGGAACTTCAGAACGACTGATCACTTTTGTGAAAGACAGAGCAGGACATGATTTACGTTATGCCATCGACGCTTCTAAACTTCGCAACGAACTAGGGTGGAAACCCAGCGTTACATTTGAAGAAGGATTAGAAAAAACAGTGGACTGGTACCTTAAAAACAACGCATGGCTCGACCACGTTACCAGTGGCGATTATAAATCTTATTACGAAAAACAATATAGTCACCGCTAA
- a CDS encoding nucleotide sugar dehydrogenase translates to MLYKQLVKKEATMAVIGLGYVGLPIALAFAKKIKVIGFDINAERVAMMKKGIDPSNELPKEAFKGCDITFTAKLEDLKKAQFFVVAVPTPIDENNLPDLTPLIGASTTVGKVLKKGDYVVFESTVYPGCTEEDCIPVLEKESKLKFKKDFKVGYSPERINPGDKEHTITKIKKVVSGCSAESLDIIAKVYELIIEPGVHRASSIKVAEAAKIIENTQRDVNIALMNELSIIFGKMGINTFDVLEAAGTKWNFLRFYPGLVGGHCIGVDPYYLTHKAASLGYHARVINSGRYVNDSMGYYVAKVTVKKIIAAGKNISKSKVLIMGATFKENVSDIRNSKIADVLKELKSFGVKVDIVDPHADSDELKHEYGFGLNKIGKGYDGVIVAVNHKEYVDLDEKYFASIMSKGGVLTDVKGIYRNKIKKLTYWSL, encoded by the coding sequence ATGTTATACAAGCAACTAGTAAAAAAAGAAGCCACCATGGCGGTAATCGGACTCGGATATGTAGGACTCCCGATTGCACTGGCATTCGCAAAAAAAATTAAAGTGATTGGTTTCGACATCAACGCAGAACGCGTTGCAATGATGAAAAAAGGAATTGACCCTTCCAATGAACTTCCGAAAGAAGCCTTTAAGGGATGCGACATTACCTTTACAGCAAAACTGGAAGATTTAAAAAAAGCACAATTCTTCGTTGTTGCTGTTCCTACACCCATCGATGAAAACAATCTTCCTGATTTAACACCACTCATCGGCGCTTCCACCACGGTTGGAAAAGTTTTGAAAAAAGGAGATTACGTCGTATTTGAGTCCACCGTTTATCCCGGTTGTACAGAAGAGGATTGTATTCCGGTTTTGGAAAAGGAATCGAAATTAAAATTCAAGAAAGATTTCAAAGTTGGTTATTCACCAGAGCGTATTAATCCGGGTGATAAAGAACACACCATTACCAAAATCAAAAAGGTGGTTTCCGGATGTTCTGCAGAATCATTGGATATTATTGCCAAAGTGTATGAATTAATTATCGAACCGGGTGTACACCGTGCATCGAGTATTAAAGTGGCAGAGGCTGCAAAAATTATTGAAAATACACAGCGCGACGTAAACATTGCATTGATGAATGAATTATCCATCATCTTCGGAAAAATGGGAATCAACACTTTTGATGTACTCGAAGCAGCCGGAACTAAATGGAATTTCCTGCGCTTTTATCCGGGATTAGTAGGTGGTCACTGTATTGGTGTAGACCCTTACTATTTAACGCATAAAGCAGCATCATTAGGCTACCATGCACGCGTGATCAATTCTGGCAGGTATGTAAACGATTCCATGGGATATTATGTGGCTAAAGTAACTGTGAAAAAAATTATCGCGGCAGGAAAAAATATTTCCAAATCAAAAGTCCTGATCATGGGTGCAACGTTTAAAGAAAACGTAAGCGATATCCGTAACTCTAAAATTGCCGATGTTCTTAAAGAATTAAAATCGTTCGGTGTTAAAGTGGATATTGTTGACCCTCATGCCGACTCCGATGAATTGAAACATGAATACGGTTTCGGATTAAATAAAATCGGAAAAGGATACGATGGCGTTATTGTTGCCGTTAATCATAAAGAGTATGTTGATCTCGATGAAAAATATTTTGCATCCATTATGTCGAAAGGCGGCGTGCTTACGGATGTAAAAGGAATTTACCGCAACAAGATTAAAAAACTTACGTACTGGAGTCTATAA